From Mycolicibacterium nivoides, a single genomic window includes:
- a CDS encoding ABC transporter ATP-binding protein/permease — MEMFSPTLDWSVELVTSLVWIAKGWLITAACTLVILVLIARFTTWGRQFWRITREYFTGRDSVIVWAWLGAMLLSVITGVRLAVLFSYQGNDMMTSFQVIAGGISSGNEAVKVSGKDGFWLSLGVFAFLAAIHIARIMLDIYMAQRFMLRWRAWLTSRLTGDWLDGKAYYRTRFIDDTIDNPDQRIQADIDTFTAGIDSLPNRPSAGSTNTLLFGSIYSVASMISFTAILWNLSGGVTLPLVGIELPRAIFWIGIVYVLFATVVAFWLGRPIIRLAFNNEKYNAAFRYALVRLRDASEAVAFYRGEIAERTGLRKLFAPVVSNYRNYINRMIKFQGWNNSIDQAQELIPYIVQFPRFYSGEITLGALNQTASAFRSLLDGLSFFRNAYDQFAGYRAAIMRLHGLVVANDAGRALPEVTTLPCVDGTVKLTDVEVRTPDGKQLIKPLDLHLQVGDTLVITGQSGSGKTTLLRSLAELWPFTSGTLTRPCGPNETMFLSQLPYVPLGDLRAVVTYPGEECTIDDETLKRTLEEVALAHLVDRLDEVQDWAKVLSPGEQQRIAFARILLVKPKVVFLDESTSALDEGLEYMLYQRVRTDLPNTILVSVSHRTTVEQHHTHELELLGDGEWRLGRVEDDTADLVKQP; from the coding sequence ATGGAGATGTTCAGTCCCACGCTCGATTGGAGCGTCGAGCTCGTGACGTCGCTGGTGTGGATCGCCAAAGGCTGGCTGATCACCGCGGCCTGCACTTTGGTGATCCTGGTCCTGATCGCCCGGTTCACCACCTGGGGCAGGCAGTTCTGGCGGATCACCCGCGAGTATTTCACCGGGCGCGACAGTGTGATCGTGTGGGCGTGGCTGGGGGCGATGCTGCTGTCGGTGATCACCGGGGTGCGACTGGCGGTGCTCTTCAGCTACCAGGGCAACGACATGATGACCAGCTTCCAGGTCATCGCCGGCGGCATATCCAGCGGCAACGAGGCCGTGAAGGTGTCCGGTAAAGACGGTTTCTGGCTGTCGCTGGGCGTCTTCGCGTTCCTGGCCGCGATCCACATCGCCCGGATCATGCTCGACATCTATATGGCCCAACGATTCATGCTGCGCTGGCGGGCCTGGCTGACCAGCCGGCTCACCGGTGACTGGCTGGACGGCAAGGCCTACTACCGGACGCGCTTCATCGACGACACCATCGACAATCCGGACCAGCGCATCCAGGCCGACATCGACACTTTCACCGCGGGCATCGACTCGCTGCCGAACCGTCCCAGCGCCGGCTCCACGAACACCCTGCTGTTCGGCTCCATCTATTCGGTGGCCTCGATGATTTCGTTCACAGCGATTCTGTGGAACCTGTCCGGTGGAGTCACCTTGCCCCTCGTCGGGATCGAACTGCCACGGGCGATCTTCTGGATCGGCATCGTCTATGTCCTGTTCGCCACAGTGGTGGCATTCTGGCTCGGCCGGCCGATCATCCGGCTGGCCTTCAACAACGAGAAGTACAACGCGGCCTTCCGCTATGCGCTGGTGCGGCTGCGCGATGCTTCCGAGGCAGTGGCCTTCTACCGTGGAGAGATCGCCGAGCGAACCGGCCTACGGAAGCTGTTCGCACCGGTCGTGTCGAACTACCGGAATTACATCAACCGGATGATCAAGTTCCAGGGCTGGAACAACTCCATCGACCAAGCCCAGGAGCTCATCCCCTACATCGTGCAATTCCCGCGGTTCTACAGCGGCGAGATCACCCTCGGCGCGCTGAACCAGACTGCCAGCGCCTTTCGAAGCCTGCTCGACGGGCTGTCCTTCTTCCGCAATGCCTACGACCAATTCGCCGGCTACCGGGCCGCGATCATGCGTCTGCACGGGCTCGTCGTTGCCAACGACGCGGGCAGGGCATTGCCGGAGGTGACCACCCTGCCATGCGTCGACGGCACGGTGAAGCTCACCGATGTCGAGGTCCGCACGCCGGACGGGAAACAGCTCATCAAGCCGCTCGACCTGCACCTGCAGGTTGGCGACACACTGGTGATCACCGGCCAGTCCGGCAGCGGCAAGACCACCCTGCTGCGAAGCCTTGCCGAGCTGTGGCCGTTCACCTCGGGCACTCTGACCCGTCCGTGCGGCCCGAACGAGACGATGTTCCTGTCCCAGCTCCCCTACGTGCCGCTCGGAGATCTGCGCGCCGTGGTCACCTATCCCGGTGAGGAGTGCACCATCGACGACGAGACACTCAAGCGGACGCTGGAAGAGGTGGCGCTGGCGCATCTGGTCGACCGACTCGACGAGGTCCAGGACTGGGCCAAGGTGCTGTCTCCCGGTGAGCAGCAACGGATCGCGTTCGCCCGCATCCTGCTCGTCAAGCCCAAGGTCGTGTTCCTCGACGAGTCGACCTCCGCACTCGACGAAGGTCTCGAGTACATGCTCTATCAGCGTGTGCGCACCGACCTGCCCAACACGATCTTGGTCAGTGTCAGCCACCGCACGACCGTCGAGCAGCACCACACCCACGAGCTCGAACTGCTGGGTGACGGCGAATGGCGACTCGGCCGGGTCGAGGACGACACAGCCGACCTGGTCAAGCAACCCTGA